One window from the genome of Natronomonas pharaonis DSM 2160 encodes:
- a CDS encoding HD domain-containing protein codes for MVTIKDSVHDHITVEGVAADLLDTPAVQRLRRITQLGTVEYVYPSANHTRFEHSLGVYHLATRALDHLGIEGTQAERLRAAAILHDIGHTPYSHNIEALVARRTGKLHDEVEDLLETGDVARTLALHDIDPSAVADLIAGDGEFGPLVSGELDVDRMDYLVRDAHHTGVPYGTIDAGRLIRELRFVDGELVLAEGNVQTAESLLVARALMNPVVYNHHVARISKAMLRRATEQLLTAGVTDAETLRRMDDAALRSALRDCAATAPLATRLDRRTLYKRAVWAELRDVPDDIVDADHETCREHERAIAERAGVDPAAVIIDVPSRPSMRESTSRVVVGGEVRTLGSQSTLVAALRRTQREQWRLGVYAPEAETDAVGSAAEDILGLDLDALVVDVRQGVNTRLDEFQE; via the coding sequence ATGGTCACCATCAAGGACAGCGTCCACGACCACATCACCGTCGAGGGCGTCGCGGCGGACCTGCTGGATACGCCGGCGGTCCAGCGGCTCCGGCGGATTACACAGCTCGGCACTGTCGAGTACGTCTATCCGAGCGCCAACCACACCCGATTTGAGCACTCGCTGGGGGTGTACCACCTCGCGACGCGTGCGCTCGACCATCTCGGCATCGAGGGCACGCAGGCCGAGCGGCTCCGGGCGGCCGCCATCCTCCACGACATCGGTCACACGCCCTACAGTCACAACATCGAGGCCCTCGTCGCTCGCCGGACCGGCAAGCTCCACGACGAGGTCGAGGACCTGCTCGAAACGGGCGATGTCGCCCGCACGCTCGCGCTCCACGACATCGACCCCAGCGCCGTCGCCGACCTCATTGCCGGCGACGGGGAGTTCGGCCCGCTGGTTTCGGGCGAACTCGATGTCGACCGGATGGATTATCTCGTCCGCGACGCCCACCACACCGGCGTTCCGTACGGGACCATCGACGCCGGCCGGCTGATTCGCGAACTCCGGTTTGTCGACGGCGAACTCGTCCTCGCCGAGGGGAACGTCCAGACGGCCGAGTCGCTGCTTGTTGCCCGTGCCCTGATGAACCCGGTCGTCTACAACCACCACGTCGCCCGTATCTCGAAGGCAATGCTGCGGCGAGCGACCGAGCAGCTTCTGACCGCCGGTGTGACCGACGCCGAGACGCTTCGCCGGATGGACGACGCGGCGTTGCGGTCGGCGTTGCGGGACTGTGCGGCGACCGCACCGCTTGCCACTCGACTGGACCGCCGGACCCTCTACAAGCGGGCTGTCTGGGCCGAACTCCGCGACGTGCCCGACGATATCGTCGACGCCGACCACGAGACCTGCCGGGAACACGAACGCGCTATCGCCGAGCGGGCCGGCGTCGACCCGGCGGCTGTCATCATCGACGTTCCGTCGCGGCCGTCGATGCGTGAGTCGACGAGTCGGGTCGTCGTCGGCGGTGAGGTCAGAACCCTCGGTTCACAGTCGACGCTTGTGGCGGCGCTGCGCCGCACCCAGCGCGAACAGTGGCGGCTCGGCGTTTACGCACCGGAAGCAGAGACCGACGCCGTCGGCAGCGCCGCGGAGGACATTCTCGGACTCGACCTCGATGCGCTCGTCGTCGACGTTCGACAGGGCGTCAACACTCGCCTCGACGAATTTCAGGAGTAG
- a CDS encoding amidohydrolase family protein, translated as MELSGTILAGPDYEPIEGRVVVEDGEITAIEEVETASSDIICPAFVNAHTHIGDSIAKEAGRGLSLDELVAPPDGLKHRLLDDASREELVAAMARSLQFMQAAGTGACIEFREGGVEGIEALQAATAGLDIESVALGRDTTDVLDIADGYGASGARDGDFSAERTATGRAGLLFGIHAGERDAHDINPALDLEPDFLVHMVHAEPLHLERVADRGTPVVVCPRSNLVTDVGVPPVADLLERTTVALGTDNVLLNSPSMFREMAVTAKLCDVTAPEVLRMATAAGAEIAGLNCGVIEPGRRARLLVLDGDSDNLAGVRDPVRAVVRRAGVNDVKNVVLQ; from the coding sequence ATGGAGCTTTCCGGAACGATACTCGCCGGCCCCGACTACGAGCCGATAGAAGGCCGTGTCGTCGTCGAGGACGGCGAGATAACGGCCATCGAGGAGGTCGAGACCGCCTCCTCGGACATTATCTGTCCTGCGTTCGTCAACGCCCACACCCACATTGGCGATTCGATAGCCAAAGAGGCGGGGCGTGGGCTCTCGCTTGACGAACTGGTCGCGCCGCCGGACGGGCTGAAACACCGGCTCCTTGACGATGCCTCGCGGGAGGAGCTGGTGGCGGCGATGGCTCGCTCGCTCCAGTTCATGCAGGCGGCCGGAACCGGCGCATGCATCGAGTTCCGCGAGGGCGGCGTCGAAGGCATCGAAGCGCTCCAGGCGGCCACGGCGGGGCTCGATATCGAGTCGGTCGCCCTTGGCCGTGACACGACCGACGTGCTCGACATCGCCGACGGATACGGAGCCAGCGGTGCCCGCGATGGCGATTTCTCGGCGGAACGGACCGCCACCGGCAGGGCGGGACTGCTCTTCGGTATCCACGCCGGCGAGCGGGACGCCCACGACATCAACCCTGCACTCGACTTGGAACCGGACTTTTTGGTTCATATGGTCCATGCCGAACCGCTCCACCTCGAACGGGTTGCGGACCGCGGCACGCCGGTCGTCGTCTGTCCTCGCTCGAACCTCGTCACCGATGTCGGCGTACCGCCGGTGGCCGACCTTCTAGAACGGACCACCGTCGCTCTCGGGACCGACAACGTGTTGCTCAACAGCCCCTCGATGTTCCGCGAGATGGCGGTTACCGCGAAGCTCTGTGATGTCACCGCACCGGAGGTTCTCCGGATGGCGACGGCCGCGGGCGCGGAGATAGCCGGGCTGAACTGCGGTGTCATCGAGCCTGGCCGGCGAGCGCGGCTGCTCGTTCTCGACGGCGACAGCGACAACCTCGCGGGCGTTCGGGACCCTGTTCGAGCCGTCGTCCGTCGGGCCGGCGTCAACGATGTGAAAAACGTCGTGCTGCAGTAG
- a CDS encoding universal stress protein, with protein sequence MYDTILVPTDGGGGIGRVIDHAAEIAAAHGAALQFLYVLNTDSAAVSAAAVGGEAHELLRSQGEEALADADARVDVPTETALLEGQPADRIVEYADRTGCDLIVMGTHGRGGLGRLLLGSVAERVVRLSSQPVLTVHVDDSADNDKTSLEEVSPVTVDPAVSGVLE encoded by the coding sequence ATGTACGATACGATTCTCGTGCCGACCGACGGGGGCGGAGGAATCGGACGGGTAATCGACCACGCCGCCGAGATAGCGGCGGCACACGGGGCGGCACTTCAGTTTCTCTACGTGCTTAACACCGATTCGGCAGCGGTCTCGGCGGCGGCCGTCGGCGGTGAAGCCCACGAACTGCTCCGCTCGCAGGGCGAGGAGGCGCTCGCGGACGCCGACGCTCGGGTCGATGTGCCGACAGAGACCGCCCTGCTGGAGGGGCAGCCGGCCGACCGCATCGTCGAGTACGCCGACCGGACGGGCTGTGACCTCATCGTGATGGGGACGCATGGCCGTGGCGGACTCGGCCGGCTGCTGCTTGGCAGCGTCGCCGAGCGGGTCGTTCGGCTGTCGTCGCAGCCGGTGTTGACCGTCCACGTCGACGACAGTGCGGACAACGACAAGACCTCTCTCGAAGAGGTGTCGCCGGTGACGGTCGACCCGGCTGTCTCCGGCGTACTGGAGTGA
- a CDS encoding heme exporter protein CcmB, with protein sequence MTGRYLRTVYEVARKDLLVETRSKQTVNSAFVFSLLVIVVFSFVFGEDVGSREALARGALWIAVVFGGVVGMSHAVALEGQNDAIDGLLLAPVDRSAVYLGKVLSTTVFVTGIGLLSLVFVVVFLEYSFEPAALSTLLSVVPLAALGLSAVGVLLSVLMLHSQLQESLLPVLLIPLVVPVLLAGTALTQPDLSDGMTTAWFRVLLAYDGLMLLAGWMTFEYVVEE encoded by the coding sequence ATGACCGGCCGGTATCTCCGGACCGTCTATGAGGTCGCTCGGAAGGACCTGTTGGTCGAAACCCGGAGCAAGCAGACGGTCAACTCGGCGTTCGTCTTCTCGTTGCTCGTCATCGTCGTCTTCTCGTTTGTCTTCGGCGAGGACGTCGGCAGCCGGGAGGCGCTGGCCCGCGGGGCGCTGTGGATAGCCGTCGTCTTCGGCGGCGTCGTTGGAATGAGTCATGCGGTCGCACTCGAAGGCCAAAACGACGCCATCGACGGCCTCTTGCTCGCGCCGGTCGACCGCTCGGCGGTCTATCTCGGAAAAGTGCTCAGCACGACGGTGTTTGTCACCGGTATCGGCCTGCTGAGTCTCGTCTTCGTCGTCGTCTTCTTGGAGTACTCCTTCGAGCCGGCGGCGCTTTCGACGCTGCTTTCGGTCGTGCCGCTGGCGGCGCTCGGTCTCAGCGCGGTCGGCGTGCTCTTGTCGGTGTTGATGCTCCACTCGCAGTTGCAGGAGTCGCTGCTCCCGGTGTTGCTGATTCCGCTCGTCGTGCCCGTACTGCTTGCCGGGACCGCACTGACACAGCCGGACCTCTCGGATGGCATGACGACCGCGTGGTTCCGGGTGCTGCTGGCCTACGACGGGTTGATGCTGCTTGCCGGCTGGATGACCTTCGAGTACGTCGTCGAGGAGTAG
- a CDS encoding ABC transporter ATP-binding protein, which yields MSFVSVAGLSKRFGSHLAVDDVSFELTAGETAVLFGPNGAGKTTLIRMLASLARPSDGTIRIDGQPLVGDDAARGDIGVLTHETLLYEELTARENLRLHARLHGVDEAICEELLETVGLAARGSERVSGFSHGMAKRVSLARALVHDPALLLLDEPYTGLDQTSLKRMTTVLSELADRTVLASTHDLERGVELADRILFMREGRLVGDAAADEFETVEGAVDRYETLCGGEPAVGGALR from the coding sequence ATGTCGTTCGTCTCGGTCGCCGGCCTCTCGAAGCGATTCGGGAGCCACCTCGCCGTCGACGACGTCTCTTTCGAACTCACTGCCGGTGAGACAGCGGTGCTTTTCGGTCCGAACGGGGCCGGCAAGACAACACTCATCAGAATGCTTGCCTCGCTCGCCCGGCCGAGCGACGGGACCATCCGAATCGATGGGCAGCCCCTCGTCGGCGACGATGCGGCTCGCGGCGATATCGGCGTGTTAACCCACGAGACACTCCTGTACGAAGAGCTCACTGCGCGGGAAAACCTCCGGTTGCACGCCCGGCTCCACGGCGTTGACGAGGCGATTTGTGAGGAGCTGCTCGAAACCGTCGGCCTCGCCGCCCGCGGCAGCGAGCGGGTGTCGGGGTTTTCACACGGGATGGCAAAGCGGGTCTCGCTGGCGCGCGCGCTCGTTCACGACCCCGCGTTGCTCCTGCTCGACGAGCCGTACACCGGCCTCGACCAGACATCGCTCAAGCGGATGACGACCGTCCTCTCGGAGTTGGCCGACCGGACCGTGCTGGCGTCGACCCACGACCTCGAACGCGGCGTCGAACTCGCAGACCGGATTCTCTTCATGCGCGAAGGGCGGCTGGTCGGCGACGCCGCTGCCGACGAATTCGAGACCGTCGAGGGAGCGGTCGACCGATATGAAACGCTCTGTGGCGGCGAACCGGCTGTCGGCGGGGCGTTACGATGA
- a CDS encoding cytochrome c biogenesis CcdA family protein codes for MEVPTLSVVFIAGVATILTPCCLPLLPPLLSGSVGHRLRPIAIVAGSLVSFTALGVVVGTLGSFSPDSLRTPAFLAIVAFGAVMVDDDLNRIYSTYASRLSGWLTGSFSTLDADRRPLASAFSLGTLLGVIWLPCVGPVLGAVLAYAATTGAAAESGLLLFVYGTGFAVPLLGVAYGGKIAGRSVVSRLGAVGGTETLRRIAGGILLVTGVALLFDFDRVLLSAL; via the coding sequence ATGGAGGTCCCGACGCTCTCGGTCGTCTTCATAGCCGGCGTGGCGACGATACTGACGCCGTGTTGTCTGCCGCTGTTGCCGCCGCTGTTGTCCGGCAGCGTCGGCCACCGGCTGCGGCCAATAGCCATCGTTGCCGGAAGTCTGGTGTCCTTTACGGCCCTTGGCGTCGTCGTCGGAACGCTCGGGTCGTTCTCACCTGATTCACTTCGCACGCCGGCCTTTCTGGCTATCGTCGCGTTCGGCGCGGTGATGGTTGATGACGACCTCAACCGAATCTACTCGACGTATGCCTCCCGACTCTCCGGATGGCTGACGGGCAGTTTCTCGACGCTCGATGCGGACCGACGGCCGCTCGCATCGGCGTTTTCGCTGGGGACGCTACTTGGCGTTATTTGGCTGCCCTGTGTCGGGCCGGTACTCGGGGCGGTGCTTGCCTATGCGGCAACGACCGGCGCGGCAGCCGAAAGCGGCCTGCTGCTCTTCGTCTACGGGACGGGCTTTGCGGTGCCGCTTTTGGGCGTCGCCTACGGTGGCAAAATCGCGGGGCGCTCCGTCGTTTCCCGCCTTGGGGCTGTCGGCGGCACGGAGACGCTCAGACGGATAGCCGGGGGCATTCTGCTGGTGACCGGCGTTGCCCTGCTCTTCGACTTCGACCGCGTGCTGTTGTCGGCGCTGTGA
- a CDS encoding cytochrome c maturation protein CcmE domain-containing protein, with protein sequence MDRRTKAVVGGVGIAVLLAILATTTMGAAAEFVTPTDLEEDDDYQNELVKLEGQVTDLEEGPPIAFAVDDGNYTKAVTYDGEMPETMSEGRIVVAEGHFDGETLVADDLTVRAHEGEHPDDHPGGVDADAHDESHFEGDSDYDNGDYDKDDY encoded by the coding sequence ATGGACCGGAGGACAAAAGCCGTCGTCGGCGGCGTCGGCATTGCCGTTTTGCTGGCGATACTGGCGACGACGACGATGGGGGCCGCGGCGGAGTTCGTCACGCCGACCGACCTCGAAGAAGACGACGACTATCAGAACGAACTCGTCAAGCTCGAAGGGCAGGTCACCGACCTTGAGGAAGGCCCGCCCATTGCTTTCGCTGTCGACGACGGTAACTACACGAAGGCAGTCACCTACGACGGCGAGATGCCCGAAACGATGTCCGAAGGCCGCATCGTCGTTGCGGAGGGACATTTCGACGGTGAGACACTCGTCGCCGACGACCTCACCGTTCGTGCCCACGAGGGCGAACACCCTGACGACCACCCCGGCGGTGTCGACGCTGATGCCCACGACGAGAGTCACTTCGAGGGCGACAGCGACTACGACAACGGCGACTACGACAAAGACGACTACTGA
- a CDS encoding molybdopterin-dependent oxidoreductase → MSDSDSARSDNGSAIGRYGMAAIAVVAAGVSTVATSFAVYATGREFLVSSLNRHLLEYLPGWFVSGVIQRFGNLALELSMVFSGALLAVVFGIVAVGGYRLGDRLSPTLPPVAGFVVATALVFVVSYSVVGSAMAVVVPALVGGVVVTYFETRSPTEIATDSERRSVLRAVSAVAAFNVVAHGIGLVRRSQTQRAEQELQERALRLEAEHMISDARQKELDVEGVQPLVTDIEDFYKVDINPSPPAVDPDSWALSITGAVEEPVDLDYAEIQRFPVEHQYKAIRCLSDDIEDDKLDTAVWTGCSMDAVLDAVDLQGSHVMLYGADDYFYSMSVEDFRSCLLAYGMNGLELPQAHGYPVRLLVPDRWGKLHVKWLTEIEVIDDYSGGYWEEQGWHGMGAVNAVTKIDRINRPEGRIQICGHAYAGARGVDRVEVSIDGGETWTAAALSGQLDNPDTIRQWVYEIDDPQQDEYEVYARTIDGTDTIQTEVRTDPFPDGATGWVNRTIRRG, encoded by the coding sequence ATGTCCGATTCAGACAGCGCCCGTTCCGACAACGGGTCGGCCATCGGCCGATACGGGATGGCCGCGATTGCGGTCGTCGCGGCGGGTGTCTCGACGGTTGCGACCTCGTTTGCCGTCTATGCGACCGGGCGCGAATTTCTGGTGTCGTCGCTGAACCGGCACCTCCTCGAGTATCTTCCTGGCTGGTTCGTCTCCGGCGTCATCCAGCGGTTCGGCAACCTCGCGCTCGAACTGAGTATGGTGTTTTCCGGCGCTCTCCTCGCCGTCGTCTTCGGTATCGTCGCTGTCGGCGGCTACCGGCTCGGCGACCGGCTCTCGCCGACCCTGCCGCCGGTAGCGGGCTTTGTCGTCGCGACAGCGCTCGTCTTCGTCGTTTCCTACTCCGTCGTCGGCTCGGCAATGGCGGTTGTCGTTCCGGCTCTCGTTGGCGGCGTCGTCGTGACGTACTTCGAGACCCGCTCGCCGACTGAGATAGCGACCGACAGCGAGCGCCGCTCGGTGCTGCGGGCCGTTTCGGCGGTTGCGGCCTTCAACGTCGTCGCCCACGGCATCGGACTGGTGCGGCGGAGCCAGACCCAGCGGGCGGAACAGGAGCTTCAGGAGCGGGCCCTGCGGCTCGAAGCCGAGCACATGATTTCGGACGCACGGCAAAAGGAACTCGACGTCGAGGGGGTTCAGCCGCTTGTCACCGATATCGAGGACTTCTACAAAGTCGATATCAACCCGAGCCCGCCCGCTGTCGACCCCGACTCGTGGGCGCTTTCGATTACCGGCGCCGTCGAAGAGCCGGTCGACCTCGACTACGCGGAGATACAGCGTTTCCCCGTCGAACACCAGTACAAGGCGATTCGGTGTCTCAGCGACGACATCGAGGACGACAAGCTCGATACCGCCGTTTGGACTGGCTGCTCGATGGATGCGGTGCTCGATGCGGTCGACCTGCAGGGGTCACACGTCATGCTGTACGGTGCTGACGACTACTTCTACTCCATGTCGGTCGAGGACTTCCGGTCGTGTCTGCTCGCCTACGGCATGAACGGTCTCGAACTCCCGCAGGCCCACGGCTATCCGGTCCGGCTGCTGGTTCCCGACCGATGGGGGAAGCTCCACGTCAAATGGCTCACCGAAATCGAGGTTATCGACGATTACTCGGGGGGCTACTGGGAAGAACAGGGCTGGCACGGGATGGGCGCGGTAAACGCCGTGACGAAAATCGACCGCATCAACCGCCCGGAAGGTCGCATCCAGATATGCGGCCATGCGTACGCCGGCGCTCGCGGCGTCGACAGAGTCGAAGTATCGATAGACGGCGGCGAGACGTGGACCGCAGCGGCGCTCAGCGGCCAGCTAGACAATCCGGATACGATACGACAGTGGGTCTATGAAATCGACGACCCACAGCAGGACGAATACGAGGTCTACGCACGGACTATCGACGGCACGGACACCATCCAGACAGAGGTCAGGACGGACCCGTTCCCCGACGGGGCGACCGGATGGGTCAACCGAACCATCCGGCGTGGGTAG
- a CDS encoding CcmD family protein — MEYLLGASYGAIFAALVVYVLYLRSRLNRLESRLEDLSAERGE; from the coding sequence ATGGAGTACCTACTCGGAGCGTCCTACGGGGCCATCTTCGCGGCACTCGTAGTGTACGTGCTGTACCTGCGGAGCCGGCTCAACCGCCTCGAATCCCGACTCGAAGACCTCTCGGCAGAACGGGGAGAGTAG
- a CDS encoding cytochrome c biogenesis protein produces MDTDRRLSVRVLRRLFHSAVPGYLALGFGLASLVLVFGFASASMYGVDHGINLIAYWHVPLAIVGGLALTVTFVGCVLYLVTSTRFWEQLAHASGELGFIFATLTLVTGSAWGRIIWNTWWDWSDIRLVTFLFVWFIYAGYLIIYSGAGDGGRVSRLASVYGVVGFITVPISYASTRLWTAQLHAPSIGNPDAEANITASVLFVSLLAIFFLYVYLLGNRVRLHELTSRLDEMKDRTRTKTHKPTGGD; encoded by the coding sequence ATGGACACCGACCGGCGGCTCTCAGTTCGCGTTCTCAGGCGGCTGTTCCACAGCGCCGTACCGGGCTATCTGGCGCTGGGGTTCGGGCTGGCCTCGCTCGTGTTGGTCTTTGGCTTTGCCTCCGCATCGATGTACGGCGTCGACCACGGCATCAACCTCATCGCTTACTGGCACGTGCCGCTGGCAATCGTCGGCGGCCTCGCACTGACAGTCACGTTCGTCGGCTGTGTGCTCTATCTCGTCACGTCGACGCGGTTCTGGGAGCAGCTTGCCCACGCCTCCGGCGAACTCGGATTCATCTTCGCGACGCTGACGCTTGTGACCGGCAGCGCTTGGGGCCGCATCATCTGGAACACGTGGTGGGACTGGTCCGACATCCGGCTTGTCACCTTCCTGTTCGTGTGGTTCATCTACGCCGGCTATCTGATAATCTACTCCGGGGCCGGCGACGGCGGCCGCGTCTCGCGGCTGGCGTCGGTCTACGGCGTCGTCGGGTTCATCACCGTCCCGATATCGTACGCTTCGACCCGGCTGTGGACGGCACAGCTTCACGCTCCCTCTATCGGCAATCCCGACGCGGAGGCCAACATCACCGCCTCGGTACTGTTTGTTTCGCTCCTTGCTATCTTCTTCCTCTATGTGTACCTGCTCGGCAACCGGGTCCGGCTCCACGAACTGACGAGCCGCCTTGATGAGATGAAAGACCGAACGCGGACGAAAACGCACAAACCGACGGGTGGTGACTAA